The following proteins are co-located in the Haemorhous mexicanus isolate bHaeMex1 chromosome 29 unlocalized genomic scaffold, bHaeMex1.pri scaffold_193_ctg1, whole genome shotgun sequence genome:
- the ARMC6 gene encoding armadillo repeat-containing protein 6 isoform X2, with the protein MRRERVRRPSGAVPPSPFVRRGRPAGAQQHTEVDPARPGTMGSKQIAQETFDDAVQENITEFEMEPEEAVREAVLQFESQGVDLSNIVKAVRPPASENGQRQKHQILLTLESLSRAVAEQDVAQLPQELSAFAVQCKEQLAFRYLAGRNGAYPAVLSACQLAAGDRDLLLQAFCTLAALLDGQPDLLDAAGQELLLRSLRERREDAEVTLAGIRCVRHACLKHEHNRQAFVKGGVLPVLTGAITQHGSSAELVRTAASALRVMTFDDDIRVPFGHAHDHAKMIVLENDGLRVLIEAAKAFRDNSGVLSELCATLSRLSVRNEFCQEIVDLGGLNFMVTLLADCMEHPDVVKQVLSAIRAVAGNDDVKDAIVDAGATELIVLAISHHLGNPQICEQGCAALCMLALRKPENCSVIMEGGGALAAVQAMKAHPREVAVQKQACMLIRNLVARSRELCGPILALGAEVLIAEARAAHRDCDDVARAALRDLGCKVELRELWTGQKGSLAQ; encoded by the exons ATGCGCAGAGAGCGCGTACGGCGGCCGAGTGGGGCCGTCCCGCCCTCGCCTTTTGTccggcgggggcggccggcgGGAGCCCAG cagcacacggaGGTGGATCCAGCCCGTCCCGGCACCATGGGCTCCAAGCAGATCGCCCAGGAGACGTTTGATGATGCGGTGCAGGAGAACATCACCGAGTTCGAGATGGAGCCCGAGGAGGCTGTGAGAGAAGCCGTGCTGCAGTTCGAGTCCCAAG GTGTGGACCTGAGCAATATTGTGAAAGCTGTGAGACCTCCTGCCTCTGAGAACGGGCAGAGGCAAAAGCACCAAATCCTGCTG ACCCTGGAGAGCCTGAGCAGAGCCGTGGCAGAGCAGGACGtggcccagctgccccaggagctgtcgGCCTTCGCGGTGCAGTGCAAGGAGCAGCTCGCCTTCCGCTACCTGGCCGGCCGCAACGGCGCCTACCCCGCCGtgctctctgcctgccagctggctgcaggggacagggatctgctgctgcaggcctTCTGCAcgctggctgccctgctggatggcCAGCCAGACCTGCTGGACGCCgcggggcaggagctgctgctgcggAGCCTGCGGGAGCGGCGCGAGGACGCCGAGGTGACGCTGGCCGGGATCCGCTGCGTGCGCCACGCCTGCCTCAAGCACGAGCACAACAGGCAGGCCTTTGTCAAGGGGGGCGTCCTCCCCGTGCTCACCGGGGCCATCACCCAGCAcggcagcagtgctgagctggtcAGGACGGCAGCCTCGGCCCTCAGGGTCATGACGTTCGACGATGACATCCGTGTGCCCTTCGGTCACGCCCACGACCACGCCAAGATGATCGTGCTGGAGAACGATGGGCTGAGAGTCCTCATTGAGGCTGCAAAAG CCTTCAGGGATAACTCCGGGGTTCTCAGCGAGCTCTGTGCCACCCTCTCCCGCCTCTCGGTCAGGAACGAGTTCTGCCAGGAAATCGTGGACCTGGGGGGCTTAAATTTCATGGTGACGCTGCTGGCTGACTGCATGGAGCACCCt GACGTGGTGAAGCAGGTGCTCAGCGCCATCCGCGCCGTGGCCGGCAACGACGACGTCAAAGACGCCATCGTGGACGCCGGGGCCACCGAGCTCATCGTGCTGGCCATCAGCCACCACCTGGGCAACCCTCAG AtctgtgagcagggctgtgcagccctgtgCATGCTGGCCCTGCGCAAGCCCGAGAACTGCAGCGTCATCATGGAGGGCGGCGGGGCCCTGGCAGCCGTGCAGGCCATGAAGGCTCACCCACGAGAGGTGGCTGTGCAG aaGCAGGCGTGCATGCTGATCCGGAACCTGGTGGCGCGCAGCCGGGAGCTCTGCGGGCCCATCCTGGCCCTGGGGGCCGAGGTGCTGATCGCCGAGGCACGCGCCGCCCACCGCGACTGCGACGACGtggccagggctgccctcaggGACCTGGGCTGCAAGGTGGAGCTGCGGGAGCTCTGGACGGGCCAGAAGGGGAGCCTGGCTCAGTGA
- the ARMC6 gene encoding armadillo repeat-containing protein 6 isoform X1, with protein sequence MRRERVRRPSGAVPPSPFVRRGRPAGAQQQHTEVDPARPGTMGSKQIAQETFDDAVQENITEFEMEPEEAVREAVLQFESQGVDLSNIVKAVRPPASENGQRQKHQILLTLESLSRAVAEQDVAQLPQELSAFAVQCKEQLAFRYLAGRNGAYPAVLSACQLAAGDRDLLLQAFCTLAALLDGQPDLLDAAGQELLLRSLRERREDAEVTLAGIRCVRHACLKHEHNRQAFVKGGVLPVLTGAITQHGSSAELVRTAASALRVMTFDDDIRVPFGHAHDHAKMIVLENDGLRVLIEAAKAFRDNSGVLSELCATLSRLSVRNEFCQEIVDLGGLNFMVTLLADCMEHPDVVKQVLSAIRAVAGNDDVKDAIVDAGATELIVLAISHHLGNPQICEQGCAALCMLALRKPENCSVIMEGGGALAAVQAMKAHPREVAVQKQACMLIRNLVARSRELCGPILALGAEVLIAEARAAHRDCDDVARAALRDLGCKVELRELWTGQKGSLAQ encoded by the exons ATGCGCAGAGAGCGCGTACGGCGGCCGAGTGGGGCCGTCCCGCCCTCGCCTTTTGTccggcgggggcggccggcgGGAGCCCAG cagcagcacacggaGGTGGATCCAGCCCGTCCCGGCACCATGGGCTCCAAGCAGATCGCCCAGGAGACGTTTGATGATGCGGTGCAGGAGAACATCACCGAGTTCGAGATGGAGCCCGAGGAGGCTGTGAGAGAAGCCGTGCTGCAGTTCGAGTCCCAAG GTGTGGACCTGAGCAATATTGTGAAAGCTGTGAGACCTCCTGCCTCTGAGAACGGGCAGAGGCAAAAGCACCAAATCCTGCTG ACCCTGGAGAGCCTGAGCAGAGCCGTGGCAGAGCAGGACGtggcccagctgccccaggagctgtcgGCCTTCGCGGTGCAGTGCAAGGAGCAGCTCGCCTTCCGCTACCTGGCCGGCCGCAACGGCGCCTACCCCGCCGtgctctctgcctgccagctggctgcaggggacagggatctgctgctgcaggcctTCTGCAcgctggctgccctgctggatggcCAGCCAGACCTGCTGGACGCCgcggggcaggagctgctgctgcggAGCCTGCGGGAGCGGCGCGAGGACGCCGAGGTGACGCTGGCCGGGATCCGCTGCGTGCGCCACGCCTGCCTCAAGCACGAGCACAACAGGCAGGCCTTTGTCAAGGGGGGCGTCCTCCCCGTGCTCACCGGGGCCATCACCCAGCAcggcagcagtgctgagctggtcAGGACGGCAGCCTCGGCCCTCAGGGTCATGACGTTCGACGATGACATCCGTGTGCCCTTCGGTCACGCCCACGACCACGCCAAGATGATCGTGCTGGAGAACGATGGGCTGAGAGTCCTCATTGAGGCTGCAAAAG CCTTCAGGGATAACTCCGGGGTTCTCAGCGAGCTCTGTGCCACCCTCTCCCGCCTCTCGGTCAGGAACGAGTTCTGCCAGGAAATCGTGGACCTGGGGGGCTTAAATTTCATGGTGACGCTGCTGGCTGACTGCATGGAGCACCCt GACGTGGTGAAGCAGGTGCTCAGCGCCATCCGCGCCGTGGCCGGCAACGACGACGTCAAAGACGCCATCGTGGACGCCGGGGCCACCGAGCTCATCGTGCTGGCCATCAGCCACCACCTGGGCAACCCTCAG AtctgtgagcagggctgtgcagccctgtgCATGCTGGCCCTGCGCAAGCCCGAGAACTGCAGCGTCATCATGGAGGGCGGCGGGGCCCTGGCAGCCGTGCAGGCCATGAAGGCTCACCCACGAGAGGTGGCTGTGCAG aaGCAGGCGTGCATGCTGATCCGGAACCTGGTGGCGCGCAGCCGGGAGCTCTGCGGGCCCATCCTGGCCCTGGGGGCCGAGGTGCTGATCGCCGAGGCACGCGCCGCCCACCGCGACTGCGACGACGtggccagggctgccctcaggGACCTGGGCTGCAAGGTGGAGCTGCGGGAGCTCTGGACGGGCCAGAAGGGGAGCCTGGCTCAGTGA
- the ARMC6 gene encoding armadillo repeat-containing protein 6 isoform X3, translating into MRRERVRRPSGAVPPSPFVRRGRPAGAQQQHTEVDPARPGTMGSKQIAQETFDDAVQENITEFEMEPEEAVREAVLQFESQGVDLSNIVKAVRPPASENGQRQKHQILLTLESLSRAVAEQDVAQLPQELSAFAVQCKEQLAFRYLAGRNGAYPAVLSACQLAAGDRDLLLQAFCTLAALLDGQPDLLDAAGQELLLRSLRERREDAEVTLAGIRCVRHACLKHEHNRQAFVKGGVLPVLTGAITQHGSSAELVRTAASALRVMTFDDDIRVPFGHAHDHAKMIVLENDGLRVLIEAAKAFRDNSGVLSELCATLSRLSVRNEFCQEIVDLGGLNFMVTLLADCMEHPDVVKQVLSAIRAVAGNDDVKDAIVDAGATELIVLAISHHLGNPQICEQGCAALCMLALRKPENCSVIMEGGGALAAVQAMKAHPREVAVQKQACMLIRNLVARSRELCGTPVTPVVPSDPQCPLQPPVPPMAPCSPQ; encoded by the exons ATGCGCAGAGAGCGCGTACGGCGGCCGAGTGGGGCCGTCCCGCCCTCGCCTTTTGTccggcgggggcggccggcgGGAGCCCAG cagcagcacacggaGGTGGATCCAGCCCGTCCCGGCACCATGGGCTCCAAGCAGATCGCCCAGGAGACGTTTGATGATGCGGTGCAGGAGAACATCACCGAGTTCGAGATGGAGCCCGAGGAGGCTGTGAGAGAAGCCGTGCTGCAGTTCGAGTCCCAAG GTGTGGACCTGAGCAATATTGTGAAAGCTGTGAGACCTCCTGCCTCTGAGAACGGGCAGAGGCAAAAGCACCAAATCCTGCTG ACCCTGGAGAGCCTGAGCAGAGCCGTGGCAGAGCAGGACGtggcccagctgccccaggagctgtcgGCCTTCGCGGTGCAGTGCAAGGAGCAGCTCGCCTTCCGCTACCTGGCCGGCCGCAACGGCGCCTACCCCGCCGtgctctctgcctgccagctggctgcaggggacagggatctgctgctgcaggcctTCTGCAcgctggctgccctgctggatggcCAGCCAGACCTGCTGGACGCCgcggggcaggagctgctgctgcggAGCCTGCGGGAGCGGCGCGAGGACGCCGAGGTGACGCTGGCCGGGATCCGCTGCGTGCGCCACGCCTGCCTCAAGCACGAGCACAACAGGCAGGCCTTTGTCAAGGGGGGCGTCCTCCCCGTGCTCACCGGGGCCATCACCCAGCAcggcagcagtgctgagctggtcAGGACGGCAGCCTCGGCCCTCAGGGTCATGACGTTCGACGATGACATCCGTGTGCCCTTCGGTCACGCCCACGACCACGCCAAGATGATCGTGCTGGAGAACGATGGGCTGAGAGTCCTCATTGAGGCTGCAAAAG CCTTCAGGGATAACTCCGGGGTTCTCAGCGAGCTCTGTGCCACCCTCTCCCGCCTCTCGGTCAGGAACGAGTTCTGCCAGGAAATCGTGGACCTGGGGGGCTTAAATTTCATGGTGACGCTGCTGGCTGACTGCATGGAGCACCCt GACGTGGTGAAGCAGGTGCTCAGCGCCATCCGCGCCGTGGCCGGCAACGACGACGTCAAAGACGCCATCGTGGACGCCGGGGCCACCGAGCTCATCGTGCTGGCCATCAGCCACCACCTGGGCAACCCTCAG AtctgtgagcagggctgtgcagccctgtgCATGCTGGCCCTGCGCAAGCCCGAGAACTGCAGCGTCATCATGGAGGGCGGCGGGGCCCTGGCAGCCGTGCAGGCCATGAAGGCTCACCCACGAGAGGTGGCTGTGCAG AAGCAGGCGTGCATGCTGATCCGGAACCTGGTGGCGCGCAGCCGGGAGCTCTGCgggaccccagtgacccccgtGGTTCCCTCtgacccccagtgccccctgcagccccctgtgccccccatggctccctgcagcccccagtga
- the ARMC6 gene encoding armadillo repeat-containing protein 6 isoform X4, whose protein sequence is MGSKQIAQETFDDAVQENITEFEMEPEEAVREAVLQFESQGVDLSNIVKAVRPPASENGQRQKHQILLTLESLSRAVAEQDVAQLPQELSAFAVQCKEQLAFRYLAGRNGAYPAVLSACQLAAGDRDLLLQAFCTLAALLDGQPDLLDAAGQELLLRSLRERREDAEVTLAGIRCVRHACLKHEHNRQAFVKGGVLPVLTGAITQHGSSAELVRTAASALRVMTFDDDIRVPFGHAHDHAKMIVLENDGLRVLIEAAKAFRDNSGVLSELCATLSRLSVRNEFCQEIVDLGGLNFMVTLLADCMEHPDVVKQVLSAIRAVAGNDDVKDAIVDAGATELIVLAISHHLGNPQICEQGCAALCMLALRKPENCSVIMEGGGALAAVQAMKAHPREVAVQKQACMLIRNLVARSRELCGPILALGAEVLIAEARAAHRDCDDVARAALRDLGCKVELRELWTGQKGSLAQ, encoded by the exons ATGGGCTCCAAGCAGATCGCCCAGGAGACGTTTGATGATGCGGTGCAGGAGAACATCACCGAGTTCGAGATGGAGCCCGAGGAGGCTGTGAGAGAAGCCGTGCTGCAGTTCGAGTCCCAAG GTGTGGACCTGAGCAATATTGTGAAAGCTGTGAGACCTCCTGCCTCTGAGAACGGGCAGAGGCAAAAGCACCAAATCCTGCTG ACCCTGGAGAGCCTGAGCAGAGCCGTGGCAGAGCAGGACGtggcccagctgccccaggagctgtcgGCCTTCGCGGTGCAGTGCAAGGAGCAGCTCGCCTTCCGCTACCTGGCCGGCCGCAACGGCGCCTACCCCGCCGtgctctctgcctgccagctggctgcaggggacagggatctgctgctgcaggcctTCTGCAcgctggctgccctgctggatggcCAGCCAGACCTGCTGGACGCCgcggggcaggagctgctgctgcggAGCCTGCGGGAGCGGCGCGAGGACGCCGAGGTGACGCTGGCCGGGATCCGCTGCGTGCGCCACGCCTGCCTCAAGCACGAGCACAACAGGCAGGCCTTTGTCAAGGGGGGCGTCCTCCCCGTGCTCACCGGGGCCATCACCCAGCAcggcagcagtgctgagctggtcAGGACGGCAGCCTCGGCCCTCAGGGTCATGACGTTCGACGATGACATCCGTGTGCCCTTCGGTCACGCCCACGACCACGCCAAGATGATCGTGCTGGAGAACGATGGGCTGAGAGTCCTCATTGAGGCTGCAAAAG CCTTCAGGGATAACTCCGGGGTTCTCAGCGAGCTCTGTGCCACCCTCTCCCGCCTCTCGGTCAGGAACGAGTTCTGCCAGGAAATCGTGGACCTGGGGGGCTTAAATTTCATGGTGACGCTGCTGGCTGACTGCATGGAGCACCCt GACGTGGTGAAGCAGGTGCTCAGCGCCATCCGCGCCGTGGCCGGCAACGACGACGTCAAAGACGCCATCGTGGACGCCGGGGCCACCGAGCTCATCGTGCTGGCCATCAGCCACCACCTGGGCAACCCTCAG AtctgtgagcagggctgtgcagccctgtgCATGCTGGCCCTGCGCAAGCCCGAGAACTGCAGCGTCATCATGGAGGGCGGCGGGGCCCTGGCAGCCGTGCAGGCCATGAAGGCTCACCCACGAGAGGTGGCTGTGCAG aaGCAGGCGTGCATGCTGATCCGGAACCTGGTGGCGCGCAGCCGGGAGCTCTGCGGGCCCATCCTGGCCCTGGGGGCCGAGGTGCTGATCGCCGAGGCACGCGCCGCCCACCGCGACTGCGACGACGtggccagggctgccctcaggGACCTGGGCTGCAAGGTGGAGCTGCGGGAGCTCTGGACGGGCCAGAAGGGGAGCCTGGCTCAGTGA